One window of Micromonas commoda chromosome 1, complete sequence genomic DNA carries:
- a CDS encoding predicted protein, translating into MVAMTADQASIRAEIFQRLDAYLDKSRREGTLKSNELYELVRLTAAFGVDGLPDDVPQDVAVRDILETELPPMPADDRPDSRTNERSSAFDYSPGGSASYAEFSDGTLHLRDRRAATRRAHPDDIDEEERFLPTQAAIASTPRRGGDSHSLGIVSPNRESIPRLSNHPSTPVHMGGFDLYERGVDAVHSATAAWRRSPSPMRARSPYSPAFAAGLRAASAPPSRSSGQIPSGRLRTSPSSSIPVSLGFRARDDAEAAYVARIRGARSNPGPRWGGGGSDSTKRRPAWGGGGGAAASSRSTWGSDGRGSRARRLAAFDPDARARAERAAAVAAAAERKAVERMEAARSRRRTNGGGQSGGAAWQPLPSAGTTKPVPSPGRTSASSKSTSRWEESEKVEDRLRRDWVLREARREATHAERIQLENERVKTNPFAVRHPTNASPARLAAHGRHLHARGEQRRARIERAHASASVTQLASPPVGMGGEESVAFRGMTNVSRALMEDRAHEDFLQRQSSALKKRDAKMEETRRVKEAEALKKEEDAMRSTPVITKTASAMRRSVDDLRAWQDRKNASVRELRRRRDEYEDRVHNTFAPRMSKGSVAIERERRNAALGKYRPTGHSPGHSPVTSSHKSPVSNDEPYRRERGHELFDDETSAGVTRGVTTGDAFSPEPRVRNLHTAPTPTPMTHRAGSNKGGSSGADAMAAVLAGAAMAGAAALASARTTTAGGAKPEAAAAGARANTAGESGTFPPSGTGRRTSTRNSMGTSIRNSVRVPRAAAGHYTRNPASVPPVAMTLDDERSVTFTPRITAMAASLRRSGDFGDRMHKAAVEAANERASASPGGTKRRGPRGVNAGARSSGVDSHRGPSDLPTGGDDTWGPARLELTHASPVVSVGTPARARRRSSSVLEALARRKSVGPGSSPGLRGRSRATKRLDHRRVGDATATEGEGEYWTAAGEDSAGEFGDLGTDPDAFVATARRGRETDAAWGHAMLREGA; encoded by the exons ATGGTGGCCATGACGGCCGACCAGGCGAGCATCCGCGCGGAGATATTCCAGCGGTTGGACGCCTACCTCGACaagtcgcggcgcgag GGCACGCTCAAGTCTAACGAGCTGTACGAGCTCGTGCgactcaccgccgccttcggcgtcgacggcctTCCGGACG ACGTCCCGCAGGACGTCGCGGTGCGCGACATCCTGGAGACGGAGCTGCCCCCGatgcccgcggacgaccgACCCGACTctcgaacgaacgaacgatCCTCCGCCTTTGACTACTCGCCGGGGGGCTCCGCATCCTACGCCGAGTTCTCCGACGGAACCCTTCATcttcgcgatcgccgcgccgccactcgccgcgcccatcccgacgacatcgacgaggaggaacggTTCCTCCCGACGCaggccgcgatcgcgtccaccccgcgtcgcggaggagactCGCATTCTCTCGGAATCGTCTCCCCGAATCGCGAGTCGATTCCGAGGTTGTCGAACCATCCATCCACGCCCGTTCACATGGGCGGCTTCGACTTGTACGAGCGAGGCGTAGACGCGGTgcactcggcgacggcggcgtggcgtcggtcgccgtcgccgatgcgcgcgcgctcgccgtactcacccgcgttcgccgcgggcttgcgcgcggcgtcggctcccccgtcgcgatcgtcgggTCAAATCCCCTCGGGTCGACTCCGAAcatccccgtcctcctccatcccCGTCTCCTTAGGGTTTAGGGCCAGAGACGACGCGGAAGCCGCGTACGTGGCGCGCattcgcggcgcgaggtcgaACCCCGGCCCGCGCTGGGGAGGGGGCGGGTCGGACTCGACGAAGCGCAGGCCCGCGTGgggggggggcggcggtgccgccgcctcctcgcgctcgacgtggggaagcgacggccgcggctcacgcgcgcggcggctggcggcgttcgacccggacgcgagggcgcgggcggagcgcgccgccgccgtcgccgccgccgccgagcgcaaggcggtggagcggatggaggcggcgcgatcgcggcggaggacgaacGGAGGCGGCCaatcgggcggcgccgcgtggcaGCCGTTACCCTCCGCCGGTACCACCAAGCCTGTACCGTCGCCGGGACGTACGAGCGCTTCGAGTAAAAGCACTTCTCGATGGGAAGAGTCGGAAAAGGTGGAGGACAGGCTTCGAAGGGATTGGGTGctccgcgaggcgaggcgcgaggcgacgcacgcggagcGCATCCAACTCGAAAACGAACGCGTCAAGACGAACCCGTTCGCGGTGCGTCATcccacgaacgcgtcgccggcgcggctggcggcgcaCGGCCGGCACCTgcacgcgcgaggcgagcagcgacgggcgcgaatcgagcgcgcgcacgcgtccgcgagtgtgacacagctggcgtctCCGCCCGTCGGCATGGGCGGAGAGGAGAGCGTGGCGTTCAGGGGGATGACGAACGTCTCCCGCGCGTTGATGGAGGaccgcgcgcacgaggaCTTTCTGCAGAGGCAGTCCTCCGCGTTGAAAAAGCGGGACGCCAAGATGGAGgagacgcgtcgcgtcaaagaggcggaggcgttaAAGAaagaggaggacgcgatGCGGTCCACGCCGGTGATTACCAAAACGGCATCCGCCATGCGACggagcgtcgacgacctGCGGGCGTGGCAGGATCGCAAGAACGCGTCCGTGCGCGAGCTGCGACGCAGACGGGACGAGTACGAGGACCGCGTGCACAacacgttcgcgccgcgaatGTCCAAGGGTTCCGTCGCCATCGAACGCGAGCGAAGaaacgcggcgctcggcaaATATCGTCCCACGGGGCACTCGCCGGGGCACTCACCGGTGACGTCCAGCCACAAGTCGCCGGTCTCGAACGACGAGCCCtatcgacgcgagcgtgggCACGAGctgttcgacgacgagacctCGGCGGGCGTTACAAGAGGCGTTACAACGGGCGATGCCTTTTCTCCCGAGCCTCGCGTGCGAAATCTCCACACGGCtccgacgcccacgccgatGACTCATCGGGCGGGTTCGAACAAAGGCgggtcgagcggcgcggatgcgatggcggcggtgttggcgggagccgcgatggcgggtgccgccgcgctcgcctccgcgaggacgacgaccgcgggagGGGCCaagccggaggcggcggcggcgggtgcgcgggcgaacacagctggcgagTCCGGAACCTTTCCTCCGTCGGGAACGGGAAGGAGAACGTCCACTCGCAACTCCATGGGAACGTCCATTCGCAACTCCGTCCGCGTCCCCAGGGCAGCCGCCGGGCACTACACCAGGAATCCCGCGTCGGTTCCCCCGGTCGCGATGACCTTGGACGACGAACGGTCCGTCACGTTTACGCCGCGGAtcacggcgatggcggcttCGCTGCGTCGAAGCGGCGATTTCGGAGATCGAATGCACAaagcggcggtggaggctgcgaacgagagggcgtccgcgtcgccgggtggAACGAAACGCCGCGGTCCCCGCGGCGTGAACGCgggggcgcgttcgtcggggGTTGATTCGCACCGAGGGCCTTCGGACCTTCCAACCGGTGGTGACGACACGTGGGGCCCCGCGCGCTTGGAActgacgcacgcgtcgccggtcgtctccgtcgggaccccggcgcgcgcgcgccggcgatcgtcgagcgtcctcgaggcgctcgcgcgacgtaAATCGGTTGGGCCGGGATCGAGCCCGGGACTCCGCGGACGGTCTCGAGCCACCAAACGACTCGACCACCGCCgagtcggcgacgccacAGCCAcggagggggagggggagtactggaccgccgcgggggaggacaGCGCCGGAGAGTTCGGGGACCTGGGGACGGATCCGGACGCGTtcgtggcgacggcgaggcgggggagggagacggacgcggcgtggggGCACGCGATGCTGCGCGAAGGCGCGTGA
- the DER1.2 gene encoding derlin-like protein (Der1-like family protein - The endoplasmic reticulum (ER) of the yeast Saccharomyces cerevisiae contains of proteolytic system able to selectively degrade misfolded lumenal secretory proteins), protein MAPAASPSDWYNSLPPVCKAWGTACFACTLFSQFGLVDLRNLYLDWALVSSKFHVWRLLTNFCFLGKFSFPFLMRMMMIARYGVFLEQHTFAGRIADFVWMVMLCVLVLVPIPALVPSIQIPFFGPSLVFTLLYLWSRENPNANTSIMGMITMKAFYLPWGMLGMGLVMGQDPVPDLLGIVAGHLYYFLAVLHPRAGGARLIKTPDWVRALCYAAFGVRSAPAPSSYARGRDDARAAAGGVAANTGGGGSDGAPRRRAFTGRGQRLGGN, encoded by the exons atggcgcccgcggcgagccccaGTGACTGGTACAACTCGCTCCCGCCCGTGTGCAAGGCGTGGGGCACCGCGTGCTTCGCGTGCACGCTCTTCTCGCAGTTTGGGCTGGTCGATCTGAGGAACCTCTACCTCGACTGGGCGTTGGTGTCGAGCAAGTTCCACGTCTGGCGGCTGCTCACCAACTTTTGCTTCCTGGGAAAGTTCTCCTTCCCCTTCCTCATGCGCATGATGATGAT cgcgaggtACGGCGTGTTCCTCGAGCAGCACACGTTCGCGGGCAGGATCGCCGACTTCGTGTGGATGGTGATGCTctgcgtcctcgtcctcgtcccgatccccgcgctcgtcccatCCATCCAGATCCCATTCTTCGGCCCTTCGTTGGTGTTTACGCTCCTCTACCTGTGGTCGAGGGAGAACCCAAACGCAAACACCAGCATCATGGGCATGATCACCATGAAGGCGTTCTACCTTCCGTGGGGGATGCTCGGCATGGGCCTAGTCATGGGCCAGGATCCCGTCCCGGATCTtctcggcatcgtcgccggacaCCTCTACTACTTCCTCGCCGTGCTGCACCCGCGAGCGGGTGGCGCGAGGCTCATCAAAACCCCCGACTGGGTCCGCGCGTTGTGCTACGCCGCGTTTGGCGTGAgaagcgcgccggcgccgtcgtcgtatGCACGGGGGAGGGACGAcgcacgggcggcggcgggcggggttGCGGCGAACACGGGGGGGggcgggagcgacggggcgccccggcgccgcgcgttcacCGGCAGGGGCCAGAGGCTGGGAGGGAACTGA
- a CDS encoding predicted protein, whose amino-acid sequence MRASSALAASRRTRVGGARRHGLTVVARVANTTSPSGDAGDTRLSSGVGGIVRSIRTNVSKNFNKLPWALVALLIGFAMTAYFPHPESPGDAPICLTIVFLAEFLSSVLYSPKRPRGILKFLKLNDLVPLVLNNFKLGTLYGLFCDAFKVGS is encoded by the coding sequence atgcgggcgtcgtccgcgctcgcggcctcgcgccgaacgcgcgtcgGAGGAGCGAGGAGGCACGGTctcaccgtcgtcgcgcgcgtcgccaacacgacgtcgccgtcgggagacgcgggcgacACGCGCCTCTCctccggcgtgggcggcatCGTCCGGTCCATCCGAACGAACGTCTCCAAGAACTTCAACAAGCTGCCGtgggcgctcgtcgccctgcTCATCGGATTCGCGATGACGGCGTACTTCCCCCACCCGGAGTCTCCCGGTGACGCGCCAATCTGCCTCACCATCGTGTTCCTGGCGGAGTTCCTGTCCTCGGTGCTGTACTCGCCCAAGCGACCGCGGGGCATCTTGAAGTTTCTCAAGCTCAACGACCTCGTCCCTCTGGTGCTGAACAACTTCAAGCTCGGCACCCTCTACGGCCTGTTCTGCGACGCCTTCAAGGTTGGATCGTGA
- a CDS encoding hypothetical protein (expressed; semiconserved uncharacterized protein cupA50): MEIGREGLRVRQTDATRNVLARAAAASTDDGTFASYAGESTVPFRILRRACEIARSPEGTEHPGTGGGGGPWLQDVVRGGGVQLVAPVPPARARALDAEISRLRRDAHDREYAAMTRDVSHSNWGLGFRIPNENEKDDGRLRMSALTRDLGFGAHVLTVMFACALGGWFAGDAIVRGFGDRFDDDSVTNTIVKASLAGIGAIGAMTVEALLFMLRDGRT, translated from the coding sequence ATGGAGATTGGGCGCGAGGGCCTGAGGGTGCGACAGACGGACGCCACGCGGAACGTCCTCGCCagggcggccgccgcgtccaccgacgACGGAACGTTCGCGTCGTACGCGGGAGAATCGACGGTGCCGTTCCGCatcctgcgccgcgcgtgcgagaTCGCCCGCTCGCCCGAGGGCACCGAACACCCCGGCacgggcggaggaggaggaccgtGGCTCCAAgacgtcgttcgcggcggcggcgtccaactcgtcgcgccggtaccccccgcccgagcccgcgccctcgacgccgagatctCTCGactgcgacgcgacgcgcacgatcGCGAATACGCAGCCATGACGAGAGACGTGTCGCATTCCAACTGGGGGTTGGGATTCCGGATACCGAACGAAAACGAGAAGGACGACGGGCGACTGAGGATGTCGGCGCTGACCAGGGACCTGGGCTTCGGCGCGCACGTTCTCACGGTGATGTTCGCGTGCGCGTTAGGGGGTTggttcgcgggcgacgccatcgttcGAGGATTTGGCGATCGATTTGACGACGATTCCGTGACCAACACGATCGTCAAGGCTTCGCTCGCGGGGatcggcgcgatcggcgcgatgacggtgGAGGCGCTGTTGTTCATGCTCCGGGACGGACGGACGTGA